One genomic region from Pristiophorus japonicus isolate sPriJap1 chromosome 27, sPriJap1.hap1, whole genome shotgun sequence encodes:
- the bada gene encoding bcl2-associated agonist of cell death, which translates to MADRIFQIGEFGSDPFDGDPGAAGEGEEPADHSPGAARGRHVGEAEAMVFEDGVPVTRRATLPEVELLEEISAFRGRTKSEPTNFVIAVQYGRELRRMSDEFVLTLTDRKGLHVSKSADTMVSRIYRKVSNYLPGRGGAGSRQADDR; encoded by the exons ATGGCTGACCGGATCTTCCAGATCGGCGAATTCGGGTCGGACCCCTTCGATGGAGACCCGGGGGCGGCGGGAGAGGGCGAGGAGCCAGCTGATCACAGTCCGGGAGCTGCCAGAGGCAGGCATGTAGGAG AGGCTGAGGCGATGGTGTTCGAGGACGGGGTTCCTGTGACTCGGAGGGCGACGCTGCCCGAGGTGGAATTGCTGGAGGAGATATCGGCGTTCCGGGGTCGGACCAAATCCGAGCCGACCAACTTCGTGATTGCCGTGCAGTACGGCCGGGAGCTGCGGAGGATGAGCGACGAGTTTGTCCTGACACTCACCGACAGGAAG GGTCTGCACGTCTCGAAGAGCGCCGACACGATGGTGAGCCGGATCTACCGAAAAGTGTCCAATTACTTGCCGGGCAGGGGAGGTGCAGGGAGCCGGCAAGCGGACGATCGCTGA